Proteins encoded by one window of Candidatus Obscuribacter sp.:
- a CDS encoding AAA family ATPase, producing MKYLAGGIIFCMEQAAVNSQHNARKFANFTQVELLHIGQRYHIYRAFDAGQRAVLIKTPAADVPSRRDVMTLRKIYDLLAHRQVPGMLVPLGFELDGQSAVLILKPAGDICLAELALAGPLGKDRFLKLAIKLASALAAIHDQKIIHGQVWPQNIMLDSDEAVTLIDFGRATLLDASERLQIDAVRPMRLDGPLLYLAPEQTGRMNTPVDQRTDLYSLGAVFYELLTGVPPFNMTDPLELVHAHLSKAPVAPHKVKGTVPLVLSNLVMKLLNKSPEERYQSATGLIYDLVHIDEHPLPEFDNFVLGSRDRARTLGSPARLYGREQEIARLAQSFETMVETGEAQLVLVSGYSGVGKTSLVRHLYEPLARQSGFCLMGKFDQLRRDIPFSTFTTAFEELIQYLLTEGDEQIGYWRHKLRSELGPAASILSRFLPHIELLVGEQERTTDLAPAEEQRRFKTIFRQFVQVFAQKEHPLVLFLDDLQWADADSLELIKTLLAEPRGLNLLLVGSYRNNEVDANHLLIQTLTGLKALDIVHITLEPLNVFDLSALIADLLHCPASESEPLSELIHRRTGGNPFFAIQFLKMLNQENLLTYDALAGCWQWDLVKLEGLEYTDNIVDLLIARLRKLPDDARRLMQVAACLGNSCELDVLNLVAPFDGSQFERALAQCLDAGLLLNRNSSYRFLHDRVQQASYALSPPDQRAREHLRLGRLLVEHLGVDIAGERVFEVISQYNAGQSLIVDDNEKLLLAKLNLQAGSKARRNYAFTSAMQFLTAGITILDANLSTAAHQLYFGLKYALAECYYCVADFAQSNEQALGLFAIATNDLQKANIHRLLAEINTARFEYAQSIQHGLDGLALLGVALPARPDHHYLESLIDDIWSKLGSRKIADLIDLPIMTDATICTAIELLQTIYGSSMMIDRNLFFSSGAKIVQLSIEHGNCDGSVVGYSQFGSFLPRLFGKYKEASEFDLLAKALVSARGLNSYAARLEFNSSITGFWTDNLAVSTERMQSAAEMALRHGDSAFAAFACGHVLVDFVISGMPLAAVHQQSVNFVEFYSQRNLPVQWDTNNFIRRLTRRYSAGSAELLELDQTEEAYLSELIAGNPLVGALYHVLMMQVHFVWGDYERALASSRRAKETLWAHVTFAGECEYWFYYPLILAALFDDQSLNEKCRTIELLENSVEMLEDWASHNPQDFEAKHLLVLAELARLKGLYKEAHQLFERAIASAKEHQQLPLQAISCELAARFYGSRGYPRSAHSSLVEARDCFAAWGADGKVSQLSMRLPQDKNLPRLSVDSERTSQSWSLDMMTVFKASQALASEVVLDRLLETLMRVVVESAGAQRAVLILQQDEQLFVRAHSEARPDSSRSLRGSTDSFEQTSLLDMLAGTAAQVAESELSGSNTVIAEVPLKNFKAVPASLVNYVSRTMEAVVLGDAASDNIFGNDVYFREFGTRSALCLPILKQSRLLGMLYLENNLAARIFTPDRLNLLQMLSLQLVISLENARLFEALTTSEQQFRQTFEMAAVGKAQVDSKTHRFIRANAKFREITGYSMAELNALTFIDITHPEDREHNLKEFTDHVASGADTYYLQKRYIRKDGSVLWVKLNVAILRDSQGDPISTIVAAEDITSRLRDEIELRTLNQELEQRVQERTSELKLAKEQAELANRTKSAFLANMSHEIRTPMNAVIGMSDLLSRTKLSGEQEDLVHNIQNSADALLHLIDDILDLSKIEAGKIELIQATFDLRKLVEDCVHLFAESARAKGVHLSGTIAENVPPLVEGDHARIRQILLNLLSNAIKFTDKGVVALTVSINDDPSSYGDLDGLIGVLLAVTDSGIGMDSNTISQLFKPFSQADASITRRFGGTGLGLSISKKLAEIMGGQLDVSSVLGQGSEFRLSLPLVVSRLSVSDNQEGAIERMVEPETRRGCITEHNINVLVVEDHPLNQKLVMMQLRELGLQAEAVSDGAQALTAFATGRFNLILMDCQMPVMDGFEATRSIRQLEQEQAQSQNETQSHNQAAANVHGQDSLAQQKSAAEQSRIPIIALTAQAMLGDREECLACGMDDYVTKPITLNKLGGALKRWLPPTFDADVIWAELSERRQLNRAQTISGGTYTGGMFARMEPGEDTDMTGSESAAATGAESHTLPYADFTVESYERTVSEWIDVFGHDLAIKLIDEMSRDIETSLSELGAAMSERDLARAQALAHKLKGLCLHFYGDVQSNLSVQLELELKDTNWQAADQTYKAVKDGFVNFFARCR from the coding sequence GTGAAATATTTGGCGGGCGGCATAATATTTTGTATGGAGCAGGCTGCAGTTAATAGTCAACATAACGCCCGTAAGTTTGCCAACTTTACGCAAGTTGAACTGCTCCATATCGGGCAGCGTTACCATATTTACAGGGCTTTTGATGCTGGGCAAAGGGCGGTTTTAATCAAGACCCCGGCTGCTGATGTACCGAGTCGGCGCGATGTCATGACTTTGCGCAAAATCTATGACCTACTGGCTCACCGCCAGGTGCCCGGTATGCTCGTGCCCCTTGGCTTTGAGCTGGATGGGCAATCGGCTGTTTTGATTTTAAAACCGGCTGGAGATATTTGTCTAGCCGAACTCGCCTTAGCCGGTCCGCTGGGCAAGGATCGCTTTTTAAAGCTGGCCATCAAACTAGCCAGCGCGCTTGCAGCCATACACGATCAAAAAATCATTCACGGTCAGGTTTGGCCGCAAAACATCATGTTGGATAGCGATGAGGCTGTCACTTTGATTGACTTTGGTCGCGCCACATTGCTGGATGCTAGCGAGCGTTTGCAGATTGATGCTGTACGTCCGATGCGTCTGGATGGACCACTACTCTATCTAGCGCCAGAGCAGACCGGTCGGATGAATACACCGGTGGATCAGCGCACCGATCTCTACAGCCTGGGAGCGGTATTTTATGAGCTTTTGACCGGCGTGCCACCCTTTAATATGACCGATCCTCTGGAGCTGGTGCATGCTCATCTGAGCAAGGCGCCAGTGGCTCCGCATAAAGTTAAAGGGACAGTGCCACTGGTGCTCTCCAATCTGGTCATGAAACTGCTCAATAAATCGCCGGAGGAGCGCTATCAGAGTGCTACTGGATTGATTTATGATCTGGTCCATATAGACGAGCACCCTTTGCCAGAATTTGATAACTTTGTCCTGGGCAGTCGTGACCGCGCTCGTACTCTTGGCTCTCCCGCCAGGCTATATGGACGCGAACAAGAGATTGCCCGTCTGGCTCAGTCCTTTGAGACTATGGTGGAGACTGGCGAAGCACAGTTGGTGCTGGTCAGTGGTTATTCTGGCGTGGGTAAGACCTCCCTAGTGCGCCATTTGTATGAGCCTCTAGCCAGGCAAAGTGGTTTTTGTCTGATGGGCAAATTTGACCAGTTACGCCGAGATATACCGTTTAGCACTTTTACCACTGCCTTTGAAGAACTAATTCAATATCTGCTTACCGAAGGCGACGAACAAATCGGCTACTGGCGCCATAAGCTGCGCTCTGAGCTGGGACCAGCGGCCAGTATCTTGTCTCGGTTTTTGCCGCATATTGAGCTTTTGGTCGGTGAGCAAGAGCGCACCACAGATCTGGCTCCCGCCGAAGAACAGAGGCGCTTCAAGACTATCTTTAGACAATTTGTCCAGGTCTTTGCTCAAAAGGAGCATCCGCTGGTATTGTTTTTGGATGATTTACAGTGGGCAGATGCTGATAGTCTGGAGCTGATTAAGACACTTTTGGCTGAGCCGCGCGGACTTAATTTGCTATTGGTTGGCTCTTATCGCAACAACGAAGTCGATGCCAATCATCTTTTGATACAGACTCTGACCGGTCTAAAAGCCCTGGATATCGTCCATATCACTCTTGAGCCACTTAACGTTTTTGATCTGAGTGCTTTGATTGCTGATTTATTGCATTGTCCGGCTTCTGAGTCCGAGCCTCTCAGTGAGCTGATTCACCGCCGTACTGGTGGTAATCCGTTTTTTGCGATTCAGTTTTTGAAGATGCTCAACCAGGAAAACCTACTCACTTATGACGCCCTGGCCGGTTGTTGGCAGTGGGATCTAGTCAAGCTTGAGGGGCTGGAATACACCGACAATATTGTCGATTTATTAATCGCTCGTTTGCGCAAATTGCCCGATGATGCCCGCCGGTTGATGCAAGTAGCAGCCTGTCTGGGCAATAGTTGTGAGCTTGATGTTTTGAATTTAGTGGCACCATTTGACGGCTCTCAGTTTGAACGCGCTCTTGCTCAGTGTCTGGATGCTGGTTTGTTGCTCAATCGCAATAGCTCTTATCGTTTTTTGCATGACCGTGTGCAGCAAGCCTCTTATGCCCTCAGCCCTCCCGACCAGAGAGCGCGGGAGCATTTGCGCCTCGGTCGCCTGTTGGTGGAGCATCTCGGTGTTGACATTGCCGGTGAGCGCGTGTTTGAGGTAATAAGTCAGTACAATGCCGGTCAGAGTCTCATTGTCGACGACAACGAAAAACTATTATTGGCGAAATTGAATTTGCAAGCCGGTAGTAAGGCCCGGCGTAATTATGCTTTTACTTCGGCGATGCAGTTTTTGACGGCGGGTATCACTATCCTCGATGCCAATTTGTCCACTGCAGCGCATCAATTGTACTTTGGACTTAAGTATGCGCTGGCCGAATGCTATTACTGTGTGGCTGATTTTGCTCAATCAAATGAGCAGGCTCTGGGGCTCTTTGCTATCGCTACAAACGATCTCCAAAAAGCCAATATACATCGTCTCCTGGCTGAGATTAATACAGCTCGCTTTGAATACGCTCAATCAATACAGCATGGTCTCGATGGCCTGGCTTTGCTCGGTGTCGCATTACCAGCCAGACCAGATCACCATTATCTGGAGTCGCTCATTGACGATATCTGGAGCAAGTTAGGTAGTCGCAAAATTGCCGATCTTATCGATTTACCGATTATGACTGACGCTACGATTTGCACTGCTATAGAGCTTTTGCAGACAATTTATGGCTCCAGTATGATGATCGATCGTAATTTGTTTTTTAGTAGTGGTGCCAAGATTGTCCAGCTCAGTATCGAGCACGGTAACTGTGATGGCTCTGTGGTCGGTTACTCTCAGTTTGGCTCGTTTTTGCCCAGATTGTTTGGTAAATATAAGGAGGCCAGTGAGTTTGACCTGCTTGCCAAAGCACTGGTCAGTGCGCGTGGTCTCAATAGTTATGCGGCGCGTCTGGAGTTTAACTCCAGTATCACTGGTTTTTGGACTGACAATCTTGCCGTCTCTACCGAACGTATGCAGTCAGCCGCTGAGATGGCTTTGCGCCACGGGGATTCGGCTTTTGCTGCTTTTGCCTGTGGGCATGTGCTTGTTGATTTTGTGATTAGCGGTATGCCACTGGCAGCGGTGCATCAGCAGTCTGTCAATTTTGTTGAATTTTATTCTCAGCGCAATTTGCCGGTGCAGTGGGATACCAATAACTTTATCCGTCGACTGACGCGCCGCTACAGTGCCGGTAGTGCCGAGCTTTTGGAGCTGGATCAGACAGAAGAAGCCTACCTCTCAGAACTAATCGCTGGTAACCCTCTAGTCGGGGCTCTATATCATGTGCTGATGATGCAAGTACACTTTGTCTGGGGCGATTACGAGCGCGCCCTGGCCTCCAGTCGTCGTGCAAAAGAGACGCTCTGGGCCCATGTTACTTTTGCTGGTGAGTGTGAGTATTGGTTTTATTATCCGCTTATACTTGCCGCTCTCTTTGATGATCAGTCACTCAACGAAAAATGTAGAACAATAGAATTACTCGAAAATAGTGTTGAGATGCTGGAGGATTGGGCCAGTCATAATCCCCAGGACTTTGAGGCAAAGCATTTGCTAGTGCTAGCTGAGCTTGCTCGGCTCAAAGGTTTGTACAAAGAGGCACATCAATTATTTGAGCGTGCCATTGCCTCTGCCAAAGAGCATCAGCAGCTGCCTTTGCAGGCGATCAGCTGCGAGCTGGCTGCGCGTTTTTATGGCTCGCGTGGCTATCCTCGTTCGGCCCACTCGTCACTGGTAGAGGCGCGTGATTGCTTTGCTGCCTGGGGGGCTGATGGCAAGGTCAGTCAGCTCAGTATGCGCTTACCGCAGGATAAAAACCTGCCTCGACTTAGTGTCGATAGTGAGCGCACCTCGCAGAGCTGGTCGCTCGATATGATGACTGTATTTAAGGCTTCGCAGGCGCTTGCCAGCGAGGTTGTGCTGGACCGATTGCTCGAGACTCTTATGCGTGTTGTAGTGGAGTCGGCTGGAGCGCAGCGTGCTGTTTTGATTTTGCAACAAGACGAGCAGCTCTTTGTGCGCGCTCATAGCGAGGCGCGTCCTGATTCGTCCCGGAGCTTGCGCGGCAGTACTGATTCATTTGAGCAAACTTCACTACTCGATATGCTCGCTGGTACTGCTGCTCAAGTGGCAGAGTCTGAGCTCAGTGGTAGCAATACAGTAATTGCCGAGGTACCACTCAAAAATTTTAAGGCAGTACCAGCATCTCTGGTCAATTACGTATCGCGCACCATGGAAGCAGTGGTGCTAGGGGATGCTGCCTCGGATAATATCTTTGGCAATGATGTCTACTTTAGGGAGTTTGGCACCCGCTCTGCCCTTTGCTTGCCGATTTTGAAGCAGTCTAGATTGCTTGGTATGCTCTATCTCGAGAATAATCTGGCCGCCAGGATTTTTACCCCGGACAGGCTAAATTTGCTGCAGATGCTCTCGCTGCAACTGGTTATTTCACTGGAAAATGCCAGACTGTTTGAAGCGCTCACAACAAGCGAACAGCAATTTAGGCAGACTTTTGAAATGGCGGCTGTGGGCAAAGCCCAGGTTGATAGTAAGACGCACCGCTTCATCCGTGCTAATGCTAAGTTTCGCGAAATAACTGGCTACAGCATGGCTGAACTCAATGCACTGACGTTTATTGATATCACCCATCCCGAAGACCGCGAGCACAATTTAAAAGAATTTACTGATCATGTAGCCAGTGGCGCGGATACCTATTATTTGCAAAAGCGCTATATCCGCAAAGATGGTAGCGTTTTGTGGGTCAAGCTAAATGTTGCTATTTTGCGCGACTCTCAGGGCGACCCTATAAGCACAATTGTGGCGGCAGAAGACATCACCAGTCGTCTGCGTGACGAAATCGAGCTGAGAACTCTCAACCAGGAACTTGAACAAAGAGTGCAGGAACGCACCTCTGAGCTAAAGCTGGCCAAGGAGCAAGCCGAGCTGGCTAACCGCACAAAGAGTGCTTTTCTCGCCAATATGAGTCATGAAATACGCACTCCCATGAATGCTGTTATCGGTATGAGTGACTTGCTCAGCCGCACCAAACTCAGTGGCGAGCAAGAAGACCTGGTGCATAATATTCAAAATTCAGCCGACGCTCTTTTGCATCTAATTGACGACATTCTCGATCTTTCCAAAATCGAGGCTGGCAAAATCGAGTTAATACAAGCCACTTTTGATTTGCGCAAGCTGGTGGAGGACTGTGTCCACCTCTTTGCCGAGTCAGCCCGGGCAAAAGGCGTCCACCTCTCTGGTACGATTGCTGAGAATGTGCCACCACTGGTGGAGGGAGATCATGCTCGCATCAGGCAGATATTATTAAATCTGCTCAGCAATGCTATCAAATTTACCGACAAAGGTGTTGTTGCTCTCACTGTCTCTATTAACGATGACCCCTCGTCTTATGGTGATCTTGATGGACTTATCGGCGTGCTTTTGGCGGTTACTGACAGCGGTATTGGTATGGACTCCAATACAATTAGTCAGCTTTTTAAGCCTTTTAGTCAGGCCGATGCCTCGATAACCAGGCGCTTTGGCGGCACTGGTTTGGGGCTTTCGATTAGTAAAAAGCTAGCGGAGATAATGGGTGGTCAACTAGATGTCTCTAGTGTGCTGGGTCAGGGTTCTGAGTTTAGGCTGAGCTTGCCACTTGTTGTCTCGCGCCTCAGTGTAAGCGATAACCAGGAAGGTGCTATTGAGCGGATGGTGGAGCCAGAGACAAGACGCGGCTGTATTACTGAGCACAATATCAATGTCCTTGTAGTGGAAGACCATCCGCTCAATCAAAAGCTTGTAATGATGCAACTAAGGGAGCTTGGTCTGCAAGCTGAGGCTGTTAGCGATGGAGCGCAGGCTCTCACGGCTTTTGCCACGGGGCGCTTTAACTTAATTTTGATGGATTGCCAGATGCCTGTGATGGATGGCTTTGAGGCCACCAGGTCAATTCGTCAGCTTGAGCAAGAGCAGGCTCAATCACAAAACGAGACTCAATCACATAACCAGGCTGCAGCTAATGTGCATGGTCAAGATAGTTTGGCACAACAAAAGTCCGCTGCTGAGCAAAGTCGCATCCCCATCATCGCGCTGACTGCGCAAGCCATGCTTGGTGACCGCGAAGAGTGTCTGGCCTGCGGCATGGATGATTATGTCACCAAGCCTATTACTCTTAATAAACTGGGTGGGGCGCTCAAGCGCTGGTTGCCACCTACATTTGATGCTGATGTTATTTGGGCCGAGCTCAGTGAACGCAGGCAGTTGAACCGGGCTCAAACCATTAGTGGTGGCACTTATACCGGTGGTATGTTTGCCCGGATGGAGCCTGGCGAAGATACGGACATGACTGGCAGCGAGAGTGCCGCTGCAACTGGAGCCGAGTCTCACACCCTGCCTTATGCTGACTTTACTGTAGAGAGTTATGAGCGCACAGTAAGTGAATGGATTGATGTTTTTGGTCATGACCTAGCAATCAAGCTCATTGATGAGATGTCGCGTGATATCGAGACATCACTATCTGAGTTGGGGGCAGCGATGAGCGAGCGCGATCTAGCCAGAGCACAAGCTCTCGCCCACAAGCTAAAAGGACTTTGTCTGCATTTTTATGGTGATGTCCAGAGTAACCTCAGCGTACAGCTAGAGTTAGAGCTAAAGGACACAAACTGGCAAGCTGCAGATCAAACCTACAAAGCTGTCAAAGACGGCTTTGTCAATTTTTTTGCCCGCTGTCGCTAG
- the hcp gene encoding hydroxylamine reductase: protein MFCYQCEQTSQGTGCNTMGVCGKTPETATLQDVMVYIVKGISQYATRAKALGKSDANIDKVTLEALFMTLTNVNFDQTEHVSYINQKLYPAIEKARSIYNEACQEKGTTPEKLTGAAEWRGVKTARELEEFGHAISILDRAKSTPADIVSLQELLTYGVKGLAAYAHHAQLLGYTDDAVYEFIYRSFDYLTTPEQTMETLLGLCLEAGKVNYLVMELLDKAHTESFGHPVPTSVRITPVKGKAIVVSGHDLKSLHELLIQTEGKGINVYTHGELLPAHGYPEFKRFPHLVGNYGSAWQNQVKEFEAFPGAILMTTNCLKPPAESYIKRLFTMDVVGWHDVQKIKHYDYTPLIESALAAPGFDADGENQTIMVGFARNAVLGVAGTVVDHVKKGKIKHFYLIGGCDGAEFSRNYYTEFAESVPKDAVILTLGCGKYRFNFEEYGDIDGIPRLLDIGQCNDAYSAIKIASALAEAFECSINDLPLSMIISWFEQKAVAVLLTLLYLGVKNIRLGPNLPAFVTPNVLNVLVQNYGLMPNTTPQNDLEQIMQTC, encoded by the coding sequence ATGTTTTGTTACCAATGCGAGCAGACCAGCCAAGGTACCGGCTGCAACACCATGGGAGTCTGCGGCAAAACCCCTGAGACAGCCACTTTGCAAGACGTGATGGTCTACATTGTCAAAGGCATCTCTCAATATGCTACCAGAGCTAAAGCACTCGGCAAAAGTGACGCTAATATCGACAAAGTCACTCTCGAAGCCCTGTTTATGACCCTTACCAATGTCAACTTTGACCAGACTGAGCATGTCAGCTATATCAACCAAAAACTCTATCCTGCCATCGAAAAGGCACGCTCAATCTATAACGAGGCCTGCCAAGAAAAAGGCACCACACCTGAAAAACTGACCGGTGCTGCTGAATGGCGCGGCGTCAAAACAGCTCGTGAGCTGGAAGAATTTGGTCATGCCATAAGCATCTTGGACAGAGCCAAATCCACTCCAGCCGACATCGTATCACTACAAGAACTACTCACCTATGGCGTCAAAGGTCTGGCTGCATATGCGCATCACGCCCAGCTCCTGGGTTATACAGACGATGCGGTCTATGAGTTTATCTACCGCTCCTTTGACTATTTGACCACTCCTGAGCAAACCATGGAGACACTACTAGGTCTTTGCCTGGAAGCAGGCAAGGTCAACTATCTGGTCATGGAGCTGCTCGACAAAGCACATACAGAGTCATTTGGTCATCCAGTACCGACATCGGTGCGAATAACACCGGTAAAAGGCAAAGCAATTGTAGTCTCAGGTCACGATCTGAAGTCTCTCCATGAGCTCCTAATCCAGACTGAAGGCAAGGGCATCAATGTCTATACGCACGGTGAACTTTTGCCAGCGCATGGTTATCCGGAGTTTAAGAGATTTCCTCATCTAGTCGGCAATTACGGCTCAGCCTGGCAAAATCAAGTCAAAGAATTTGAGGCATTTCCTGGTGCCATTTTGATGACTACAAACTGCCTCAAACCACCAGCAGAGTCCTATATCAAACGACTATTTACGATGGATGTAGTTGGTTGGCATGATGTACAAAAAATCAAGCACTATGACTACACACCTCTGATAGAGTCCGCCTTAGCCGCTCCTGGTTTTGATGCTGATGGTGAAAATCAAACAATTATGGTGGGCTTTGCTCGCAACGCCGTACTGGGTGTGGCAGGCACAGTGGTGGACCATGTCAAAAAAGGTAAGATCAAACACTTCTATTTGATTGGTGGCTGCGATGGCGCCGAGTTTAGCCGCAACTACTACACAGAGTTTGCCGAATCCGTGCCAAAAGACGCAGTGATACTCACTCTAGGCTGTGGCAAGTACCGCTTTAACTTTGAAGAATACGGTGACATCGACGGTATCCCGCGCCTGCTAGATATTGGTCAGTGCAATGACGCCTACTCCGCCATCAAAATCGCCTCAGCTCTGGCAGAGGCTTTTGAATGCAGCATCAATGACCTGCCTTTATCTATGATTATTTCGTGGTTTGAGCAAAAGGCCGTAGCGGTGCTATTGACCCTGCTCTACCTGGGCGTCAAAAACATCCGACTCGGTCCAAATCTTCCAGCCTTTGTCACACCAAACGTGCTCAATGTACTGGTGCAAAACTATGGACTGATGCCTAATACGACACCACAAAACGACCTGGAACAAATCATGCAGACTTGCTAA